Proteins from one Thioalkalivibrio thiocyanodenitrificans ARhD 1 genomic window:
- a CDS encoding conjugal transfer protein TraG N-terminal domain-containing protein, which yields MVRFLLTLLAFAGLSVPAVALGQTVEPGSGNTWTLYVFGNGDVIWHILNAISAMTSDGGYLNLMTLIAVIAVLVLGVATAFNPQRAYRLIVYFVLAWVAIFAMTKLETNIEVHDPVSGYSNIATGVPAAVGVPAAVISNIGNWITRKIEQNFSLAGFPNSMAISGAGGFTTGIQLVKNASEVRIMDPMLRQSMSYYMIDCVIPMIVSGELTTHEIMNSNDLFALIQSSNEAALTQYYSPAAPDGTVVPCSAAYVAVANDLNNYAPDLIGAASSAWYADRSMAWLAGATQSAFTWLSDGTANVSASQAVQQAATISMMENSFTHASAMSGNNELVMAMSIAQGKQAQKSQWQAASELFRDMVGYIYSILQAFIFAVIPLLLVAVMIPGFGKTIIVNYAQVTIWMVLWEPMLSIINFIIHVYARQGLSGVLADFDGMAMANLPSITNQTSHFLTAAGFMATLVPMISWGIVKGALAFSEFISSGVGMAQSSGAATGMAAGSVALDSQSMGNQSFAQQNMAPKFTGGYSVPEASVSGSNSLFRADYGGRTASEHGQQISLAHSASDQASIARNQQLAATYSQAATQREQGMSSSVYAQSQQLGKDIADTVSQLDQIGWDMSSDQGQELSNRLDRQTSDALSYASTLKDDTSKAAYLESLLGGAAKGAADAARKRGGSAEDIRNAIGGVLDRFKNTLSNNKGLAAAVGAGLVVAAAVALPKLAAGAGIAALGVGAAKGGKIALGGVATRLGLGAGVGASAGALWNRLVGKAGVKLEAGTGASTSEGADHKVSISDTEAFGESLKHQISARDSMAIAQNLMASTKAAESQGYTTNLGVSQDWVNDISRGVVETATWQNTAAELDSTTFTRPGDAYAAHRGAGPHGSMVARAGGAGVGEQMRQMEEGFGTLSEGASSLRSQNAARQASLNAQGGAGLAAIQQGAGQLSQREQEMLALQSQARNIMNGMHNGAVSIRDLDNLASQMDRLDAPELQAERDRINQIRDNMTDQARRVQSLLGQNATGNNLLDLDSIGNELSGSLVERAAETGVSVESIQAQDQAILDYARQEQDRNGPLTKERLTSNNFMSMAMP from the coding sequence ATGGTTCGCTTTCTGCTTACACTGCTTGCGTTTGCCGGCCTTTCGGTGCCTGCCGTTGCCCTGGGGCAGACGGTAGAGCCGGGCTCGGGTAACACCTGGACGCTCTACGTGTTCGGCAACGGAGATGTCATCTGGCACATTCTCAACGCGATCTCGGCGATGACGTCGGATGGGGGATACCTCAATCTGATGACCCTGATCGCCGTGATCGCCGTGCTGGTGCTTGGCGTTGCGACAGCGTTCAATCCGCAGAGAGCCTATCGGTTGATCGTGTACTTCGTGCTGGCCTGGGTGGCGATCTTCGCCATGACCAAGCTTGAAACCAATATCGAGGTACATGACCCGGTATCGGGCTATTCGAATATTGCCACAGGCGTGCCGGCCGCGGTCGGGGTGCCGGCGGCCGTCATTTCCAATATCGGGAACTGGATCACCCGCAAGATCGAGCAGAATTTCTCCCTCGCCGGGTTCCCGAACTCCATGGCGATCTCAGGGGCCGGCGGATTCACTACCGGTATCCAGCTTGTGAAGAACGCAAGCGAGGTGCGCATCATGGATCCGATGCTTCGCCAGTCCATGTCTTACTACATGATCGACTGCGTGATCCCCATGATCGTCAGCGGGGAGCTGACCACTCACGAGATCATGAATTCAAACGATCTCTTCGCGCTCATCCAGTCGAGCAACGAGGCCGCCCTCACCCAGTACTACTCGCCTGCGGCGCCAGACGGCACCGTGGTGCCTTGCAGCGCAGCCTACGTGGCGGTGGCGAACGATCTGAACAACTACGCGCCCGATCTGATCGGGGCCGCATCCTCGGCGTGGTATGCCGATCGCTCAATGGCCTGGCTTGCCGGCGCCACGCAGAGCGCGTTCACGTGGCTGTCGGACGGCACGGCCAACGTCAGCGCCTCTCAGGCGGTCCAGCAGGCTGCCACCATCTCGATGATGGAGAACTCGTTCACGCACGCCTCGGCGATGTCCGGCAACAACGAGCTGGTCATGGCCATGTCGATCGCGCAGGGCAAGCAGGCGCAGAAAAGCCAATGGCAGGCGGCATCTGAGCTGTTTCGGGACATGGTGGGTTACATCTACTCGATCTTGCAGGCCTTCATCTTTGCGGTCATCCCGCTTCTGCTGGTCGCCGTGATGATCCCGGGGTTCGGTAAGACCATCATCGTGAACTACGCTCAGGTCACCATCTGGATGGTGCTCTGGGAGCCCATGCTCTCGATCATCAATTTCATCATCCACGTCTATGCCCGGCAGGGTCTTTCCGGGGTCCTGGCTGATTTCGACGGCATGGCGATGGCGAATCTGCCCTCGATCACGAACCAGACGAGCCACTTTTTGACCGCGGCGGGCTTTATGGCGACCTTGGTGCCGATGATCTCGTGGGGTATCGTGAAGGGCGCTCTGGCGTTCTCTGAATTCATCTCCTCGGGCGTGGGTATGGCGCAGTCCTCCGGCGCCGCGACAGGGATGGCCGCCGGCTCGGTGGCGCTTGATTCCCAAAGCATGGGAAACCAGTCGTTTGCACAGCAGAACATGGCGCCGAAGTTCACCGGCGGCTACTCCGTTCCGGAAGCCTCTGTCTCAGGGTCAAACAGCCTCTTTCGTGCGGATTACGGTGGCCGTACGGCCAGTGAGCACGGGCAGCAGATATCTCTGGCGCACTCCGCAAGCGACCAAGCGAGTATCGCTCGGAATCAGCAGCTCGCGGCGACCTATTCGCAAGCCGCAACTCAGCGCGAGCAGGGAATGTCGTCTTCCGTGTATGCGCAGTCCCAGCAGCTCGGGAAGGATATTGCCGATACTGTCAGTCAGCTCGACCAGATCGGTTGGGATATGTCCAGCGACCAAGGCCAGGAGCTGTCCAACAGGCTGGATCGCCAAACGAGCGATGCGCTCTCCTATGCATCAACCCTCAAGGATGATACCTCCAAAGCGGCCTATCTGGAGTCTCTCCTCGGAGGCGCGGCCAAGGGTGCGGCGGATGCGGCCAGGAAAAGGGGTGGGAGCGCGGAGGATATCAGGAACGCGATCGGCGGCGTCCTGGATCGATTCAAGAACACCCTTTCCAACAACAAGGGGCTTGCTGCGGCGGTCGGCGCTGGTCTTGTGGTGGCAGCGGCGGTGGCTCTGCCTAAGCTGGCGGCGGGCGCTGGCATTGCCGCGCTTGGCGTTGGAGCGGCCAAGGGAGGCAAGATTGCGCTTGGCGGGGTCGCCACCAGACTTGGGCTCGGCGCCGGCGTGGGCGCCTCTGCTGGAGCGCTCTGGAATCGCCTAGTCGGCAAGGCGGGTGTAAAACTCGAGGCAGGTACTGGCGCGTCTACATCCGAGGGGGCTGACCACAAGGTCTCTATCTCTGATACGGAAGCGTTCGGAGAAAGCCTGAAGCATCAGATCTCGGCGCGCGACTCTATGGCGATTGCTCAGAACCTGATGGCCTCTACCAAGGCAGCGGAATCGCAGGGATATACAACAAACCTTGGTGTTTCGCAGGACTGGGTCAACGACATCTCGCGCGGGGTTGTGGAGACCGCAACCTGGCAGAACACGGCCGCAGAGCTTGATTCGACCACGTTTACCCGGCCCGGGGATGCCTACGCGGCGCACCGGGGCGCAGGCCCGCACGGGTCCATGGTTGCGCGGGCGGGCGGTGCCGGGGTTGGTGAGCAGATGCGCCAGATGGAGGAAGGCTTTGGCACTCTGTCGGAAGGCGCGAGCAGCCTGCGTAGCCAGAACGCTGCACGCCAAGCCTCACTGAACGCGCAAGGCGGAGCCGGGTTGGCGGCGATCCAGCAGGGCGCCGGCCAGCTCTCCCAGAGAGAGCAGGAGATGCTTGCCTTGCAGAGTCAGGCGCGAAACATCATGAATGGCATGCATAACGGGGCGGTCAGCATCCGTGATCTGGATAATCTCGCCTCCCAGATGGACCGGCTGGATGCGCCTGAGCTTCAGGCTGAGCGCGACAGGATCAACCAGATCCGCGACAACATGACTGATCAGGCAAGGAGGGTTCAGTCGTTGCTGGGGCAGAACGCGACAGGCAACAACCTCCTTGATCTGGATAGCATCGGAAATGAACTGTCCGGTAGCCTTGTTGAGCGGGCCGCAGAGACGGGGGTTTCCGTGGAGTCGATACAGGCTCAGGATCAGGCGATCCTGGATTATGCAAGACAAGAGCAGGATCGCAACGGGCCTCTGACCAAGGAGCGGCTGACGAGCAACAACTTCATGAGCATGGCTATGCCCTAG
- a CDS encoding conjugal transfer protein TraH: MAFGKLIRNLMLGAVLAFACTFPAHAQLGSAFGSLLQGANVSTQNPGSYQSQARNSFVLGGAGVRFPSSNVQLFSITPPNVSAGCGGIDMFFGGLSFINAEQFQQLIRDIGQATLGYVVMLALKQLCPQCEAVIQALQRAAAMANAMAVDSCQVGQSIARRMMGDPMGDDNVSSQAGVEAICGQEYTGLGEGWSSVMSVIGGVCNSMKRASQALHDFVQNNPRQREALTGLVGNSTWNALRAMGFEHDPEMAELLMSMVGTSVMLPDMEEPRRYPPLLTDPEQAVAVFMCGYIANSDFPERDKFCQSHLGSVGSVGGVYHCGTSTGARATCMTVQQLGLTQWVNQVSDRVGHGFILNTYNTLMSAVQKARAGQALAHNEIALIATAPLPLYKVINFAAVYPGVAEQMIQNNAFLLAYLFADAYVRHLMLDVRRHGRETAISGSLIRALHEFQMDMLDGMDSNMAMFDDMLARQQTMLAQIQRVERVMQDTIWSRGLMGNQEFAYNVTRQMVGN, translated from the coding sequence ATGGCTTTCGGAAAGCTGATCAGAAACTTGATGCTCGGCGCGGTGCTCGCGTTCGCTTGCACGTTCCCGGCGCACGCTCAGCTGGGCTCGGCATTTGGCAGCTTGCTGCAAGGCGCGAACGTCTCCACCCAGAACCCGGGCTCATATCAGAGCCAGGCGCGCAACTCGTTCGTGCTCGGCGGCGCGGGCGTGCGCTTCCCCTCGAGCAACGTACAGCTCTTCTCCATCACGCCGCCGAACGTCTCCGCCGGGTGCGGCGGGATCGACATGTTCTTTGGCGGGCTCTCTTTCATCAATGCCGAGCAGTTCCAGCAGCTGATACGCGATATCGGGCAGGCGACGCTCGGCTACGTGGTCATGCTGGCCCTCAAGCAGCTATGCCCCCAATGTGAGGCGGTCATTCAGGCCTTGCAGCGCGCGGCGGCGATGGCCAACGCGATGGCGGTGGATTCCTGCCAGGTCGGTCAATCCATCGCCCGGCGCATGATGGGGGATCCGATGGGTGACGATAACGTATCGTCCCAGGCCGGCGTGGAGGCCATCTGCGGCCAGGAATACACCGGCCTCGGTGAGGGTTGGAGCAGCGTCATGTCCGTGATCGGCGGCGTGTGTAACTCCATGAAAAGGGCGAGCCAAGCGCTTCACGATTTCGTGCAGAACAACCCCCGCCAGCGAGAGGCTCTGACCGGGCTGGTCGGTAACTCCACGTGGAACGCACTGCGGGCGATGGGGTTCGAGCATGATCCTGAGATGGCAGAGCTACTGATGAGCATGGTCGGTACATCGGTCATGCTCCCGGATATGGAGGAGCCGCGGCGCTACCCGCCGCTTCTCACCGACCCGGAGCAGGCGGTTGCCGTATTCATGTGCGGCTACATCGCGAACTCTGATTTCCCTGAGCGCGACAAGTTCTGCCAGTCGCACCTTGGCAGCGTCGGGAGCGTGGGTGGAGTCTATCACTGCGGGACGAGTACTGGGGCGCGAGCAACCTGCATGACCGTCCAGCAGCTCGGGCTGACACAGTGGGTCAACCAGGTCAGCGACCGCGTGGGGCATGGGTTCATTCTCAACACCTACAACACGCTCATGTCGGCCGTGCAGAAGGCGCGCGCCGGTCAGGCCCTTGCCCACAACGAGATCGCGCTGATCGCCACCGCGCCGCTGCCGCTCTACAAGGTCATCAACTTCGCGGCGGTATACCCGGGCGTGGCCGAGCAGATGATCCAGAACAACGCCTTCCTGCTTGCCTACCTGTTCGCCGACGCCTACGTGCGCCACCTCATGCTCGATGTGCGTCGCCACGGCCGCGAGACCGCGATCAGCGGATCACTGATCCGGGCCTTGCATGAGTTCCAGATGGATATGCTTGATGGGATGGACTCCAACATGGCGATGTTCGATGACATGCTGGCGCGCCAGCAAACAATGCTTGCTCAGATTCAGCGTGTCGAGCGCGTCATGCAGGACACCATCTGGTCCAGAGGGTTGATGGGGAACCAGGAGTTTGCCTACAACGTCACTCGCCAGATGGTCGGCAACTGA
- the traF gene encoding conjugal transfer protein TraF, whose product MKSFTLPIILIGLFVALGAGANERVERGWWFYEAPPETEEEEIWTIPPPSAAKPAEPDQGPEDPCLDKDTWTVSCGFVNPGNDFSFQERQRDELLNHMVMNPQDRKAVEAFQYYTKWMMDQATAVASMWTFNRVQNPELDPRVTYPVTNFGLRILHDIRESNSGDIFDFLSENGYLVYFSRTDCVYCHNMRPVLEMVAERTGLSIWNASLDEDCMPGFEQLCMVAPATLDPASVLEVSIVPSIFLYVEPDTWIRVGNGIVTYDVLESRIVNFFSAYRAAMIKGIEPEDGQVPVDFSTQGGTGARGLGRGLEPGPGSTSGIETMLRQAR is encoded by the coding sequence ATGAAATCGTTCACCCTTCCGATCATCCTCATCGGGCTTTTCGTCGCGCTCGGCGCCGGGGCCAACGAGCGCGTTGAGCGCGGGTGGTGGTTCTACGAAGCCCCGCCCGAGACTGAAGAGGAGGAGATCTGGACGATCCCGCCGCCTTCGGCCGCGAAACCCGCCGAGCCGGATCAGGGCCCGGAGGATCCTTGCCTGGACAAGGATACGTGGACGGTCAGTTGCGGGTTCGTGAACCCGGGTAACGACTTCTCTTTCCAGGAGCGTCAGCGCGATGAGCTCCTCAACCACATGGTGATGAACCCCCAGGACAGAAAGGCTGTTGAGGCGTTTCAGTACTACACCAAGTGGATGATGGACCAGGCCACGGCGGTGGCCTCGATGTGGACGTTCAACCGGGTTCAGAATCCGGAGCTTGACCCGAGGGTCACCTACCCGGTCACCAACTTCGGTTTGCGCATCCTCCACGATATCAGGGAGTCCAACTCCGGAGATATCTTCGACTTCCTCTCCGAGAACGGCTACCTGGTCTATTTCTCGCGTACCGATTGTGTCTACTGCCACAACATGCGCCCGGTGCTGGAGATGGTCGCAGAGCGCACCGGGCTGTCGATCTGGAACGCCTCGCTCGATGAGGACTGCATGCCGGGATTTGAGCAGCTGTGCATGGTGGCGCCCGCTACGCTTGATCCCGCGAGCGTCCTGGAGGTCTCGATCGTCCCCTCGATCTTTCTCTATGTCGAGCCCGATACCTGGATCCGCGTGGGCAACGGCATCGTGACCTATGACGTGCTGGAATCGAGAATCGTGAATTTCTTCTCGGCGTATAGAGCGGCCATGATCAAGGGTATCGAGCCTGAAGACGGACAGGTGCCGGTGGATTTCTCAACACAAGGCGGCACAGGGGCGCGTGGCCTGGGCCGGGGACTTGAGCCTGGACCGGGATCAACCTCCGGGATCGAGACGATGCTCAGGCAGGCCCGGTAA
- a CDS encoding nucleoside/nucleotide kinase family protein, giving the protein MKGRIIGMLGKRGHGKDTVADHLCEVYGFKRMAFADALREEVAEHFGVPVELLLDRDRKETPCKELAPPAPWDVGFRGFMRRILAPLGFLKRSPREVLQHWGTEYRRLGPEGDPEYWTKKLVGKVRSSGDGDYIITDVRFPNEADLFMDQFPELGLEVHTVRVVRPALLNQNKSRADEHPSETALDDFSTDITLTNREGEIAALYREAEQALNLESTLKLGLVG; this is encoded by the coding sequence ATGAAAGGCAGAATCATCGGCATGCTGGGTAAGCGCGGGCACGGCAAAGACACGGTCGCGGACCACCTGTGCGAGGTATACGGGTTCAAACGCATGGCCTTCGCGGATGCGCTTCGCGAGGAGGTCGCCGAGCATTTCGGTGTCCCGGTTGAGCTTTTGCTTGATCGGGACCGCAAGGAGACCCCCTGCAAGGAACTTGCCCCGCCGGCGCCCTGGGATGTCGGATTCCGGGGGTTCATGCGCCGCATTCTCGCGCCACTGGGGTTTCTCAAGCGCTCGCCGCGGGAGGTCCTTCAGCACTGGGGTACCGAGTATCGCAGGCTGGGCCCAGAGGGGGATCCGGAGTACTGGACCAAAAAGCTCGTCGGGAAGGTGAGAAGCTCGGGAGACGGTGATTACATCATCACCGATGTCCGTTTCCCAAACGAGGCTGACCTGTTCATGGATCAGTTCCCGGAGCTTGGGCTGGAGGTCCATACGGTGCGGGTTGTTCGCCCTGCCCTGCTCAACCAGAACAAGAGCAGAGCCGATGAACACCCGAGCGAGACCGCGCTCGATGATTTCAGCACGGATATCACGCTCACCAACCGCGAAGGCGAGATCGCCGCGCTCTATCGGGAGGCGGAACAAGCGCTCAACCTGGAATCTACCCTCAAGCTCGGACTTGTCGGTTGA
- a CDS encoding GspE/PulE family protein — protein MKTLPETALKSFADLEAWVSGIPGTPVEVRRIGDFLLQAAYLTEAELEAAIAYQNEHPGKLIGEILVEQKVLTADQVTWALCEKLQIPIVDLDLIKPDPSLAFEIPETLCRELSAIPVGIMKGRLVVAMTNPTDEKQIDSLGFHASRPIMAVMAREEDIQWALLEMYDLRAENLPDAQGQEATTKIYGHRVERTKRDGLAVRLVDHVLRTAVEREASDIHISPGIDTVTISYRVDGILKEARRMGKAFFAYMVNRVKVMGKMDTTITRRPQDGHIRGSFENLDVDFRVSTMPSAYGENLVIRVLNQSELPPSPKGLGFDEEDLALWERLMNQSQGFVLVTGPTGSGKTTTLASSLLSMACDGRNILTLEDPIEYRLPGVAQMEVDPEHDFSFSVALKHALRQDPDVIMVGEVRDQVTAKIGIEAAMTGHLVLSTLHTIHAPGAVARLLEMGVPDYLLRSALSAVLSQRLVRKLCPYCKEPDPDPPKGFAKGKVMRATGCVRCGHTGHKGRTLIYELLPVTKEFREHIATGVSAEELLAIANAQGFKSMLRRLAGLVLRGEVSVREWLRLSRLS, from the coding sequence ATGAAGACCCTCCCAGAGACGGCCCTAAAGAGTTTTGCTGACCTCGAAGCGTGGGTTTCCGGGATCCCCGGAACCCCGGTCGAAGTGCGGCGCATTGGCGATTTTCTGCTCCAGGCGGCCTACCTCACCGAGGCGGAGCTTGAGGCGGCCATTGCATATCAGAACGAGCATCCCGGAAAGCTGATCGGCGAGATCCTCGTCGAGCAGAAGGTGCTTACCGCCGATCAGGTCACATGGGCGCTCTGCGAGAAGCTACAGATCCCTATTGTCGATCTTGATCTGATCAAACCCGACCCCTCCCTGGCCTTCGAGATCCCAGAGACGCTTTGCCGTGAGCTGAGCGCGATCCCGGTCGGAATCATGAAGGGGCGGCTGGTCGTGGCCATGACCAACCCAACCGATGAGAAGCAGATCGACTCCCTGGGCTTTCATGCCTCGCGCCCGATCATGGCGGTCATGGCGCGCGAGGAAGACATCCAGTGGGCGTTGCTAGAGATGTACGATCTGCGCGCAGAGAACCTCCCGGATGCGCAGGGCCAGGAGGCGACCACGAAGATATACGGTCATCGGGTCGAGCGCACCAAGCGCGATGGCTTGGCGGTGCGTCTCGTCGATCATGTGCTGCGCACCGCCGTGGAGCGTGAGGCCTCGGACATTCACATCAGCCCCGGTATCGATACGGTGACGATCAGTTACCGGGTAGATGGAATCCTCAAGGAGGCGCGGCGCATGGGGAAGGCTTTTTTCGCCTATATGGTCAACCGCGTCAAGGTGATGGGGAAGATGGATACCACGATTACGCGCCGCCCGCAGGATGGCCATATTCGAGGCTCGTTCGAGAATCTTGACGTTGATTTCAGGGTCTCGACCATGCCCTCCGCTTATGGCGAGAACCTGGTGATTCGCGTGCTCAATCAAAGCGAACTGCCGCCCTCCCCCAAAGGCCTCGGGTTTGATGAGGAAGATCTGGCGCTGTGGGAGCGGCTGATGAATCAGAGCCAGGGGTTTGTGCTTGTCACAGGGCCTACGGGCTCGGGGAAGACCACCACGCTCGCCTCGAGCCTGCTGAGCATGGCTTGCGACGGGCGAAACATCCTCACCCTGGAGGATCCGATCGAGTACCGGCTGCCCGGGGTCGCCCAGATGGAGGTCGACCCTGAGCACGATTTTTCCTTCTCGGTGGCGCTCAAGCACGCCCTTAGGCAGGACCCTGATGTGATCATGGTCGGCGAGGTGCGTGATCAGGTAACCGCCAAGATCGGCATCGAGGCGGCCATGACCGGGCATCTTGTGCTCTCGACCCTTCATACGATACACGCGCCCGGCGCCGTTGCGCGCCTCCTTGAGATGGGCGTGCCCGATTACCTGCTGCGCTCCGCCCTGAGCGCGGTGCTCTCCCAGCGACTGGTGCGCAAACTCTGCCCCTACTGCAAGGAGCCGGACCCGGATCCGCCAAAGGGATTTGCGAAGGGCAAGGTGATGCGAGCAACCGGTTGCGTGCGCTGTGGGCATACCGGACACAAGGGTAGGACCCTGATCTATGAGCTTCTGCCTGTCACCAAGGAGTTTCGTGAGCATATCGCCACTGGGGTGTCCGCCGAGGAGCTGCTGGCTATCGCCAACGCGCAGGGATTCAAGAGCATGTTGCGCCGCTTGGCCGGCTTGGTTCTTCGTGGAGAGGTCTCGGTGCGTGAATGGCTGCGTCTGTCCCGCCTGAGCTGA
- the recA gene encoding recombinase RecA — protein MNTQKNKALAAALAQISKAYGEGSVMRLGEQKTADIPVISTGSIGLDIALGVGGLPRGRVVEIYGPEGTGKTGLCLHVLAEAQKQGLTCAFIDAEHALDPSYAVNVGVDINDLLISQPDHGEQALEIADVMVRSGGVDVIVVDSVAALTPKAELEGEMGDSHVGLQARLMSQALRKLTANIKRSNTLVIFINQLRMKIGVMFGNPETTTGGNALKFYSSVRLDLRRAGAIKSGDEVIGHELKVKVVKNKVAPPFRQAIFEVIYGAGINRNAEIVDLGVACGLIKKSGAWYSYGEERIGQGKANAGEWLSSNPDARAAIEKEIRSNYMPEIGVEPAREDADEEHEGPELDA, from the coding sequence GTGAATACGCAGAAGAACAAGGCGTTGGCGGCGGCGCTGGCACAGATCTCGAAGGCCTATGGCGAGGGGTCGGTGATGCGCCTGGGGGAGCAGAAGACGGCAGATATCCCCGTCATCTCCACGGGCTCCATCGGTCTTGATATTGCGCTGGGCGTGGGCGGTCTTCCGCGCGGGCGTGTGGTCGAGATCTACGGCCCGGAGGGTACCGGCAAGACGGGGCTGTGTCTGCATGTGCTGGCCGAAGCGCAGAAGCAGGGCCTGACCTGTGCCTTCATTGACGCCGAGCATGCGCTGGACCCCAGCTACGCTGTCAACGTGGGCGTCGATATCAACGATCTGCTGATCTCCCAGCCGGATCACGGCGAGCAGGCGCTGGAGATCGCCGATGTGATGGTGCGCTCGGGAGGGGTTGACGTGATCGTGGTCGACTCGGTGGCCGCGCTCACCCCCAAGGCGGAGCTCGAGGGCGAGATGGGCGATTCTCACGTCGGCCTTCAGGCCCGGCTCATGTCCCAGGCGCTGCGCAAGCTTACCGCCAACATCAAGCGCTCCAACACCCTGGTGATCTTCATCAACCAGCTGCGCATGAAGATCGGCGTCATGTTCGGCAACCCGGAGACCACCACCGGGGGCAACGCTCTGAAGTTTTACTCCTCTGTTCGACTGGACCTGCGCCGCGCTGGCGCGATCAAGTCCGGGGATGAGGTGATCGGCCACGAGCTGAAGGTCAAGGTGGTCAAGAACAAGGTGGCCCCTCCCTTCCGTCAGGCCATCTTCGAGGTGATCTACGGGGCCGGGATCAACCGTAACGCGGAGATCGTCGATCTCGGCGTGGCTTGCGGCCTGATCAAGAAATCCGGCGCGTGGTACAGCTACGGGGAAGAGCGCATCGGCCAGGGCAAGGCCAATGCGGGCGAGTGGCTCAGCTCCAACCCCGATGCGCGGGCGGCGATCGAGAAGGAAATCCGCTCGAACTATATGCCGGAGATCGGTGTCGAGCCCGCACGAGAAGATGCTGACGAGGAACACGAGGGACCGGAGCTCGACGCATAG